The genomic DNA CAATGGAAGGCATTGCGGAGATACATTCACAGGCCCTAATAAACCCAACAAGCCATCTCTATGGACTGAGAATTGGACTGCTCAATACAGAGTATTTGGTGACCCTCCTTCACAAAGATCAGCAGAGGATATTGCATTTTCCGTTGCTCGCTTTTTCTCAAAGAACGGAACTCTAACCAACTACTATATGTACCATGGTGGCACAAATTTTGGAAGAACAAGTTCTATTTTCACAACCACCCGTTACTATGATGAAGCTCCTCTTGATGAATATGGTTTGCCAAGGGACCCAAAGTGGAGCCACCTCAAGGACTTGCACAAGGCTTTGAAGTTATCCAGGAAGGCTTTGCTCTGGGGAGTTCCGGGAGTTCAAAAGATAAGCAAAGACATAGAGGTTCATTTCTATGAGACAGCCGCAACCAACATCTGTGCTGCCTTCCTGACAAACAACAACTTCCAAACTGAAGCAACTGTTAATTGGAGGGGCATGGATTATCACCTGCCACCCCGTTCCATTAGCATCCTCCCTGACTGCAAGACCGTGGTCTTCAACACTCAGAGAGTTGTCTCGCAACTGAACTCTAGGAACTTCGTTCGATCAAAAGTTGCCAATAATCTCAAATGGACCAAGTATGTAGAACCAGTTCCTAGCACCCTTCAAGTTCCAGTCAATAACCCGACCCCGCTGGAGTTGTACAGCTTGTTAAAAGATACCACAGACTACGCATGGTACACCACTAAGTTGGCACTGAGTCCACAAGACTTGCCCATGAAGGAAAGTATTCGACCAGTTCTTCGAATCGCAAGTCTTGGTCACGCATTGCACGCATTCGTCGATGGGGAATACATTGGTTTTGCACACGGGAGCCACGATGAGAAGAGCTTTGTTTTCGAGAAACCAGTTCCCTTGAAGGCTGGAATCAACCAGATTTCTCTGCTTGCGATGACAATAGGACTTCCAGATAGCGGAGCCTACATGGAGCATAGGTATGCAGGGCCTAATCTCGTAGCAGTACTAGGACTGAACACCGGAACATTGGATCTTACGCGAAACGGATGGGGGCATCAGCTTGGTCTGAGTGGAGAAAAGCTTCAAGTGTTCACTGAGGAGGGATCGAAACAAGTtcaatggcataaaacaaagggAGCACCAGAGGGTCTCACATGGTACAAGACTTATTTTGATGCTCCAGAAGGCCATGACCCTATTGCTATACGAATGGCTGGAATGGGAAAGGGAATGATTTGGGTGAATGGTAAAAGCATCGGCCGCCACTGGACGtccttcctctctcctctcGGAGAACCAACTCAAGCCGAGTACCACATCCCAAGGTCCTTCATTAAACCTAAACAAAATCTCCTTGTTGTGTTGGAGGAGCAGCCAGCCAAGCCCAAACCCATCGAGATCCTAACCGTCAACAGAGATACTGTCTGTAGCTTCATTACTGAATATCATCCTCCGAATGTGAATTCATGGGAAAGGAAGGACAGCGTTTTCCAACCTGTGTTCGATGTTGTCAAATCATCTGCAGACATCAAGTGTCCAAAGAACAAGAAGGTTGTTGCTGTTGAGTTTGCAAGCTTCGGAGATCCAGCTGGCACTTGTGGCAACTTTGTCTTGGGAAAATGCAACTCCCCTGTATCTAAGGAGGTTGTTGAACGACATTGCTTGGGAAAAACTATCTGCTCAGTCCCGATTGATCGCAATCTTTTCGCCAGCAAAACCGATGGTTGCCCTGATATCAAGAAGACACTTGCTATCCAAGTCAAGTGTGCTATATAACTATATAAGGTGTTATAAGAGAGAATTTATGTTTCCAGTGATATTTGTCATTGTGAATTCAATCAAAAATACTACTGCAAGCTTAAGTTTTATATTTCTTCGTAGGAATTAAGATTGTCGTTACCTCCTCAGCAGAAGAATTGATCATAACGAATTACGTAACCtatataatttcatttttctaattttccttGCAGCTCAAGTTCATAGACAACAGGAATGGTTAATGACATACGTTGTGTACAGTATAATGAAATTTACAACAGAATCTAGTAGCACATCTGTACAGACGAAACACGAACATACAAGAAACCTGTCCGATCCAGAATGCTTCGAGTCTGTTACCTTTTGCATCAGTTTATGCTCCAACTTTTTTAAGAAgctgcttttaaaaaaatttaagcaaCCCCAAACGAGCCCTTAGTAGCATGCTTGTTAACTGATCACACCAACAAAACAACAAAGCTTCACATGCTCTAGGCTGACTTGATAAAGTGCTCAGACCTGAGAGAAAACCAGATGATAATTCCGGTTTTACCGTTTGTCCGCCAAAATGGAAGCTACGTGACCTGCATCGCAGAGGATTTTCCGGAATTTAGATCAGATCGTGCTGATTAATTACATAAGAGCACATAATTTCTTCCCAACCCGAGCTACTCAGGCATACCAAGCTCAAACTTATACATGACCTACAACATAACACATGAAGGCCTACAAATAATGAAAAACTGCAAAGTCATAGTCATATTACCTTGAGCAATGCATCGCCGGCCTCTCAGTTAAATGACATACGATAGTGCATACATCACCATCATCAATCACAATGAACTTACTAATGTTGAAAACATAGAGCCAAcataacaaggaaagcaaatCATGTAATATATTCATGATCAGACACGAATTTCTTGCGATGCAGAAGCTGAGTAAATAGTTCGATCATATAATATAAGTTAATTGAAATAGTAAAATTCAAATTCAGGCCTCATACATAATTTACTTGTATTTAGGGAGCACAACAATCTCGTTTGCACATACAAATTCCAATCCCTTTTCGGCATCTTCGATCTTCTTCAGACTATAATCATCTCTGTCCCTCTTCAAGCTTCACCAAACTCAATCTCAAATTAGTTACAAGTTGCGCAGTACAAGAAGGCAAAACAAAGAGTTGTCTTGGCAGCCTTTCAAAGAAATCTAGAAGAAGCTAGCAGAGTCCATTAAACCGCAGCACAATCGAAGTGAGGGTGGAACGTTAGGAGAGTAATGTAGTGTGATGGTTTCATCCTCTAAATTGAAAACACTTATAATCACATGGCCTGATACCATCAGGCAATCGCCCTCGTCCAAATTCTGTCTCGTCATCCATGTAATATGTGAAATTGGAATTTCGGATAGCACCAAGGGAAGTTCGAAGCCAAAACAGAAATAGAATAACTGTCAACCAGGAACAAAGCCTCATCTCGGACATTTTTTAGCTCAACATGTTGCACGACAGATCCATCCCTCTCATCGAACACCAACTTGTAAACCACGAATACCTCAGTCCAACACTCCTGATGAGTCCATATTTTACTCTATATTTTACTCTATTCTTAGTATTAATATATGAGTCCCAACTCCTCGCCGCAAGAACTTGcattaacatttttttaaaatctcTGGACATGTAGTAGCTCCCCCTTGGTTGATTCCACGAGATACGCTTTATCAGCATAAAACGAGAAGGGACATTCTTGCGGGTCAAGCATCTTTGCTACTATCGGGTTCGAAGGACATATTGCTTTATAAAATACATGGTAGGTAAGCAAGTAACCTCTCGATCGCTTTTTGTAAATACAACTGTAATGAAAATTGATATGGTATAAAATATTTCATGTTATTTGATGCACGAATTTAGGGTATCTATTattcttaaattaaaaaaacttcatAGCAACTAATATTACGAGCATAGAAGCAAAACCCCATTTGAGACAGTTAAAACCTCAAAGCCGAAAGTACGAAAATTTGTgattaaatcaaaagaaaaaagcaaaattgagagcaaagaagaaaaaaaattgaaaactcccaaacaaaaagagcaaaaagaaaagcctaatttcttttaataaccATTGCAACGACAACGTTTAAAGCTGTAAAAGCTTTTCGTATCTTCACAAACCAAAGCCGCCTCCTCCACTTTACTCTCTGGTGCTCCGTCTGAGCTGAACACATACCGAAATGGCGTCCTTGATGACAATGCTAAGAAGCAGCAGAGGGAACGCTTCCATCTTCAGCACCAGGAGGTGGGCCCACATCGCTGCCATGCCTCCGCCGTTGGGTGGGGCCATGCCTCAACCTAACATTTCACCGCCACTGTTGGTTCTGCCAGAGTCCGATCGGGACCCAGAGAAGAACAGCAACATCGGATTCGGGTTCCCGAGCTTCTTGTTCGGTGGATCCATGGATCTCATGGCTGTCCCCAAGAGGAAGGTATAATTATGTATTTCTATGTATCTGGGGATTGGGGTTTTAGGGTTCTTGGTTCTGGAATTTATTTACTGGATCATATTTTTGGATTAAAAatgaattctttttgttttcatatgGAATTTCATTTGAATTGGTTAATGGGTTTTCAATTCCATGTTATTATTTGCTCTGATGATTTTGTTTGGTTCTGTGTATGGTAGAATTGCCCTGTTCTGTGTATTTGAACTTGCTTTTTCtgcatttgtttttgtttttgtttctgtttgtgTAATTAATATTTAGCGCATACACCAGTAGAAATTCGAGTTCAACTTTTGGATTCATGGTATGGAGGTTtgtcttttttttaaattttttattattattattattattacccACTGTGATTATCATTCTTGAACGCAATGTCCGCTGTCTGATTCATTGTGGTAATCTTTCACGTATGCTTTTCATCACTTGTTGAAGTTTTACAATCGAAGGCAGCATGTCATACATACTATAACTTTGATGTTTCATTTGCTTTTTTGTTGTCATTGTGTTATTGTAATACACGTTTAGAAGATATGGAGATTTGATATATAAGGATGTATATCGTGCAGACTTCTCCCCACAAGAGAGGCATAAGAAATGGCCCGAAGGCTCTGAAACCTGTTCCGGTGATAGTTCGATGCAGGTAAGTGCTTTGTGACTGTTGTAAGCTTTTCCTTCAATGTGGAAGTAAAGTACTTCTGCAAATATTTCTTCTGTTCTATAATGAAATATAGTTGAATAGTTAGCTGGAGGTTTGAATTGTTATTGATAATTTGGTTGCGGATTATCGGAGAGAAACAACTGTGTCGACTACTTTGACAGTGGAAGTTTATGGTATTCTTTCTGTGACTTTGACAATTGAAGTTTATGGTTTATTTAGAATCCATGTGTTGAGTCGATGAAATAATTTTTGGTTATCAAGATAGTGTCCATTGTATTACCTGCAAACAACATGGAAAATGATTTGGTGAATTCGGAAAAAGCATGAAACGAACAAAATTAGatgtttatgtttttattgGAGATGTATCATAATGCTTCAGCTattcttttaattattaaaagaaGATATAATATCATTGTATGTCAGAAAAATATGAGCAGTTGTGTGTTCTTATGTTTCTCTTGTTGTTGAGTAAACCCGGAACCCGGTTTCCTGATATGAACTCAGTATCTAGTTTAATTGTTTGTGATTTTAGCCTATATTTGCAATGAAATCTAGCATATAGcaataaaatcttaattttgACATATAACAATATTTGGTTACAGGGGTTGTGGTCGTGTCAAGCTACCGCACTTTTATTGTTGTAGCGGTAGAGAAAATGCCGGTGAGCATGATGACTCAAGAAGTTGAGATTGAAGTCACTGTGGTGTAGAGCACCCAACTATAGTAGACGTGTTGGATGGAGAGGTTAAAACCCTAGAATTTACTATCAAATGGCTCCTTTCTTTTCTGTTATTGTGCCAAAACTGAGATTTGTGGTAGGTCTTAAAGAAAAACAACCGAATTGATGTTTTGTTCACTTAATCAAAGGCAATTTTGTTCGCCCTCAGTTTCTGTTCGTCCTTCTAATGTTT from Pyrus communis chromosome 17, drPyrComm1.1, whole genome shotgun sequence includes the following:
- the LOC137723170 gene encoding beta-galactosidase 13-like; its protein translation is MAVPMSRVLLISLVFAVITAALVHAKGHGHHHRHHNQSLQVGPVTYDGRSLIINGKRELLFSGSIHYTRSTPEMWPDILEKAKRGGLNVIQTYVFWNIHEPVQAQYNFEGNYDLVKFIKLVQEHGMYATIRLGPFIQAEWNHGGLPYWLREVPGIIFRSDNTAYKHHMKNYVDMIVNKLRDAKLFAPQGGPIVLAQIENEYNMVQLAYRELGNNYVKWAAEIAVNQNIGVPWIMCKQKDAPDPVINTCNGRHCGDTFTGPNKPNKPSLWTENWTAQYRVFGDPPSQRSAEDIAFSVARFFSKNGTLTNYYMYHGGTNFGRTSSIFTTTRYYDEAPLDEYGLPRDPKWSHLKDLHKALKLSRKALLWGVPGVQKISKDIEVHFYETAATNICAAFLTNNNFQTEATVNWRGMDYHLPPRSISILPDCKTVVFNTQRVVSQLNSRNFVRSKVANNLKWTKYVEPVPSTLQVPVNNPTPLELYSLLKDTTDYAWYTTKLALSPQDLPMKESIRPVLRIASLGHALHAFVDGEYIGFAHGSHDEKSFVFEKPVPLKAGINQISLLAMTIGLPDSGAYMEHRYAGPNLVAVLGLNTGTLDLTRNGWGHQLGLSGEKLQVFTEEGSKQVQWHKTKGAPEGLTWYKTYFDAPEGHDPIAIRMAGMGKGMIWVNGKSIGRHWTSFLSPLGEPTQAEYHIPRSFIKPKQNLLVVLEEQPAKPKPIEILTVNRDTVCSFITEYHPPNVNSWERKDSVFQPVFDVVKSSADIKCPKNKKVVAVEFASFGDPAGTCGNFVLGKCNSPVSKEVVERHCLGKTICSVPIDRNLFASKTDGCPDIKKTLAIQVKCAI
- the LOC137722949 gene encoding uncharacterized protein, producing MASLMTMLRSSRGNASIFSTRRWAHIAAMPPPLGGAMPQPNISPPLLVLPESDRDPEKNSNIGFGFPSFLFGGSMDLMAVPKRKTSPHKRGIRNGPKALKPVPVIVRCRGCGRVKLPHFYCCSGRENAGEHDDSRS